TAACAAGTCATCTATTTGAAGGTGGCCATGAAATTAGTGGGGAACTATCCTATCAATGGCTAATAGAACAGTTAACTACTGGATAAGGCTTGCAAGGTATTTTAATATATTAAACAAAAAGCTATTTCTATGCTAATCGATTAGCATAGAAATAGCTTTTATTTGTGCTTATGATCCGTTCTGTACTTTCCTGGTGTAATGCCTTCTATTTTTCTAAAGGAACGAATGAAGTTTTGAGAATTATTATATTGCAAGTTAGCAGCAATTTCTTTTACAGATAAATTGGTCTCGACAAGCCATTCCTTTGCTTTGTTCAGACGATACATTAAAAGGTATTCACTAAAAGAACGCTTAGTTTCTTTTAGGAAAATATTACTCAAATAATTAGGGTTATAGTGAAGTTGTGCTGCAATTGAATCCAGTGAAATATCTTTGTCATAACTGTCTTGAATGATGTGAATTATTTTATCTGATAATGACTTATTATCAGTTTTAGTACGTTTGTCTACTTTTTCAATTATGGGATGTACGAGTTGTTCTTTAAACCAATCTTGAATAGTTTGTAATGTTTTTAAATCGTAAATTTCCATTAAGAAAGGACGATTGTCCAATTCAACTATTTCTATACCTAATAATTGCTTTAGCTCCATTAAGTCATATAAAAACCGTGTGAGAATAACATTATAATAATTATGGTGCATGTCACCATTTGAAATATATGCAAAAAAGTTATTTAGCTCAGTATTTGCTTTTGTTTTATCTGCTAGCTTAATAGCATCAAATAGTTTGTACTTAATGTTAGAAGGATAGTCAATAAAAAATTGATAGTTTCTGTTTAAGTTATCATAAAAAATTATTGACTCTTTCCCGTGTTTTATACGATATTTAAGAGCTTCCTGGCTTTCATTGAAGGCTAATTTTGCTTGTATTAAGTCTGAAAAAGGGCGACTGATTCCGATACTAATAGATAAATGAAAAATATTTTTAATTTCTTTTTGGACCAAAGCAGCTTGCTGGTTAATATAAAATGTATGTTCATTTTCTTTTTCAAAATCAGTAACTAGAACTGTCGCTTGTGTCTGATTAATAACAACAGGCGTTAAGCGGCTTTCTGAATCAATCAAATCTTCAAGGACGTTATTAATTGCAAACAACAAAAGGTCTGTATCACTTTTATTAAAAGTACTATTCTCAAAAGTATCAATTTGTAACGCGAAAACGCTTAGTTGCTTCCAAGATTGTTTGTAATTAAATGATGTCAGTTTAATTGGAATTTCATGATTACCTACTTTACCTTGCAACAATCGTATAATGAATAATTGTTTTAATTGATTTACCTGTCTTTGCATTTTGTTTTCCAAGTCATTATTTTTACTTAACAACTGGTTAATATGTGATTCAATTAATTCAAATTCATTATGTTTTGTTTTCTTCATGTCGCTTTTATCAGGATTGGAATTTCGAACAAGTTCTTGGATGTGACGGATTGGTTTATAAATGTTTCTACTCCCCAATATAGAAAATGTCAGAGTAAGACAAAGAAGAATGGAACATATGACTATTGTTAACCATCGAATCGAGCTTAATTTACTGTTTAAGTCACTAATTTTCACAAAGGATAAGTAGGTCCAGTCGTTATACTCTGAAGTTCGATAGGTGACTTTATAATCGATACCATCAATTTCATTATTAAATTGACCATCCTCAGATGAATTATTTATTTTAGAAATAATAGTTTCAGGAATTTCAAAGTTATTTCCAATATATCCAGGATTACTGTGAGCGATTATTTTGTTTGAATCATCAACTATTACAAAGGATTCTGAATCGATTTTTTCTGCCATAATATTGGTTAAGGAACAACTTGGAATAAAGACAACGACCATTCCAGTTTTATTAGACTGTAGTAAAGGTAGTTTTTTCACTAGATTTATATAGTGAGAACAACTATTCTGGACATTATTTTTAACGACAATCGAATCAAACTCTTCAAGCAACCAGGAAGATTTATCAGGTAATGACATATATTTTATATACATAGCATCGTTCTCTTCTTTACTAATAAAGGAAAGACCATTATTGTTTATTAACCAGTTGTTCTCAAAACTAACTAAAACGATATCTTCAATACCTGTATCTAATGTTTGTATATGATTCAGGTCACTTTTGATTGTTTGATAATTATAGAATACCTCAGCAGACATTTCTTCTCTAATAAATTGTTGGGTTTGTGAAGTTCTAACGAAATAAGTGACCGAGTGATCAATATTTTTTAGAACTTGCTCTACATTTGTTTGGATTTGATAAACATTTTGTACTTTCTCCTGTGTGGAATACTCTTGAATGGCTTCAGCTGATTTCCAAAAAGAAAGTGAACCTGTAATAATGACAGGAACTGTGCTCAGTATGATGAATAAGATTATTAATTTATAATAATGCTGTATAACTCCTTTTTTCATCAAATCGACTCCCCAACATGATTTATATAAATTTTGAAGTAAGTTTCCATGACAACTTTATTTACACAGATATATTTGAATCGATTTGAGAGCGCTGCTTCTTTATTAAATTGTTAAAGGATAGATTGGCAAAGTACATAGTAATATAAGCGCTTACACTAAAACTAAAAAATAAAGTGATACCAGGTACTTTCATAGATGAGTAATAAATGCTTGATAATGCTATTAAAATTGCAATAGTATAAAGAATATTAGTGGCACCAATCATGATGGAATAAGTAATATATCTTCGAATAGATAAATTATAATGTACATAAACCGGCGCTATAAAAACAACTAGGATGAGATATAGAAAACTAGCTATAAATAAGATACCTAAAAATATGTTGTAATAACCACTATCCCTCATAAAACCTGTAAAACGTATGTCAATAAATAAAAGTGAACCTAATATAACAATTATAGCCATGATCCAGTTCGTTTTTAAGAATTCCTTTTTATAAGTAAAAATAAAAGTTTGAAATATTGGAATATCATCTTCTTTCAGAATCCATTTCCTAACAACAGTAAACATACTGATGGTTGCAGGCATGATTCCGAATACTACTAAACCAAGAATCGTCGCAACTATCCAAAGCAAATTAAGGTAAGCCAAACGACTTATTATCACACTCATTCTATAAAATGCTCCCCATAATCCTTTCAATTCCATATTAATCCCTCATTAATTAAGATATTTAATTTCCATTTTATTATAACATGAATGTATAATAATGTAAGAAAGTAATAATAATCATTAGATTAGATATTAATCTATTTAATTATATATAATGATTACTATGAAAATAAATCCAAAATATTTGTTCAATATAACAATTTAATGTTTGGATTTTTAGATGCAGTGAATTTTATTGAATTGCTAAAACGTTTTCTCGAAAGGATGATTTTGTAACAATTATTACGGATGCAACTTATAATTATATTTTAGGATAGTTAGATATCTATATTTAACTATCCAGTTATTGAAGGTATTAGGACATGAGAAAAAACTAGAAATATAATCAGCTATAAAAAATGGGTTGATTGTTTCCTCCATGACTGGATTATGATATCTAGGAATAGAATAATCATTATGTAAGATACTTGATAATATAAAATATGTATTATGCAAAAATAAAAGGCTCAACCTTTTGAATAATGAGGTAATACTTGGGATTTCAAACGTTGTTATTTATATGTAATATTGATTATATACAATTTTTAACTTATGAAATAAGATTGGAGATGCAACAAATAATTGTATATCTATGGAGGTTAGTACAATGAGTATTTGGAGAAAGCTTGGTTTAGTCACATTGTTTTTAGTAGCAGTAGTAGTATTATTTGCATGCAATAATGAAAGCGCTTCCGAACAAGGTGGTGAAGAAGGATCAGATAACACCTCGGATACAGAAAATGGGACATATGAGTTTTCAATCATGGCGAATTTACACACACCTGAGGTGCCATCAGAAAAGGTACTAGAAGAAATTGAGAAATTAACAAACACAGATATTGAGATGCAGTGGATTCCTGATAACAATTATGAAGATCGTTTAAACACTGCATTTGCAACGAATACTTTGCCAGAAGCGGTATTTTTGAAGAACCAAAGCACATTTGTCCAATTTAGGGATGCTATTCAGGATGATCAGTTCTGGGATCTAACGGAATTGATTGATGAATACGAAAATTTAAGTAAATTAAAAGAAAATGTTGTAGATAATACAAGGGTTAACGGGAATGTTTATACATTATATCAAGGGCGACCTTTATCAAGACAAGGTATAATTTATAGAAAAGACTGGGCGGATAACTTAGGACTAGAAGCGCCAACGACAACAGAAGAATTTTATGAAATGGCAAGAGCTTTTACTGAAGATGATCCTGATGGGAATGGAAAGGACGATACATTTGGGATAACTGACAGGAGTGATTTGATTTATGGAGCATTTAAAACTGTCTCTTCTTGGTTCGGTACGCCTAACTATTGGGGAGAACAAGATGGAGAGTTGGCTCCTGAATTTATGTTTGATGAATACGTTGAAACAATGGATTTCTTTAAAGACCTACATGAAAACGGATATATTAATCAAGATTTTCCTGTAACAAGTAAAATTGATCAACAAGAATTTATAAAAAATGGAACTGCTGGTATTTACGTAGGTTCCATGGGTGACGTAGGCAGTCTTTATGATGATGCAGTTGCGATTAATCCTGATCTTGAATATGATGTCCAAAATCATATAGCAGGTCCAGATGGTGAATTTGGAATATGGTCAATTCCTGGTTATGGTAACTTGGTTATGTTTCCTAAAAGCGCAATCGAAACAGAAGAAGAGTTGAAGAAAATCTTGGGCTTTTTCGATCAGTTTATGTCACCAGAAGTTATGAACTTAGCTTATTGGGGAATTGAAGGTGAGCATTATGAAGTGACTGATGGAAGTGCGCTTCCTGTGGATGATGCATCATTATTTGAACGAGAAGTTAAACCATATCAGTCAATTGAAATTGGTGAACCTGCAACAAATGGCCGTTATGAAGGTGCATTTGATTATGATGTCAAAGCTAAGTCAGAGGAATTAAATTTAGATAATGAAAAGTATCTAATTGATGATCCTACTGTTCCGTTATACTCTGAGACATTTGCTCAAGACGGCGCTAGATTGCAGCAAATTATTACAGATGCAACTTATCAGTATATTTTAGGACAGTTAGATATGGACGGCTTTAACGATGCAGTTGAAAATTGGAAGTCACAAGGTGGAGATAACATTATTACTGAATATAATGCGGAGTATAGTGCGAATTAACCTTGTAATTTACTTTATGGCGAAATAAGTTTTTGGAGTGCCTGGTTCCTTCGATTTAATAAGGAGGCAGGCATTTTATTTAATCGTGTTAATTATCATAAAAGATTTTAGTCTTTCTTCTACTTCAAAGCTATATACTTTCAATTGAAAGACGTTCACAACTACATCGTGCTTAACATCTTTCCATCTAGAATTAGAGCATACATCATTTATGATTTTTTGTGCTAATAAAGCCAGTAATTGATGCTAATAGTTTAAAAAAGGTAGAAGGAAAGGTGAGAATTCTATGAATGTAGTAGGTAAACGAATTGGCTATCTTGTAATAGTAGCAATGCTTTTGTTTATTTCTGTTTCTTCTGCAATACAGCCAGTAAAGGTACTTGCAAAAGACGTTGTTGTTTTTCAAACTGATTTTAACGATGATACAACTGGTGATATACCAAAAGATATTGATGTGACGGAAAGTGGGGGAACGGTTCGTGTTGTGGATCTTCCTGACGAAAATAATAAGAGCGCTTTTTTAAATGATATTAGTGATGCAACTAATGTTAGTATCAGTAAATCTTTTGAAGACTTAGAAGGTATAGTGACAGTAGAAATGGCATTTATGCAACCGACGTATACAAGCTCGACAAAGGTCATGAGGGTGAAAGGTGACGCAACGCCAGTTATTATTGAAACGAAGAATGGAAGTATAACTTATCGGACTGGTGATAACTATCAACCTTTAATAGAGTTAGTAGAAAACCAATGGTACAAAATAAAAGTGACTATTAATTTAGATACACAAAAGGCAGATGTCACTATTAATGATGAACTTTTATTAGAAGCGACTTCATTAAATGAAGCGGCGACGAAAGTGAACTTTATTGAGACTTTCACACCAAATAGTAGTACAGATGGGCACTATATCGATGATATCAATATTCAGGGATCCTCATCAGAAGAAGAAGAGGAACCAACAGATCCAGAACCAACAGAACCAGAGGAAGATGGAATTAATGGAATTTATGAAGCTGAATATGCAGCGCTTAATGGGGCAATTGTGGATAATCAACATATTGGTTTTACGGGAATAGGTTTTGTTGATTACAATCCAAATGCTCCTGGTGGAAGTATCGAATGGAAAGTTGATGCTCCAGTAGACGGAGAGTACAATCTTGATTTTCGTTATGCACACGGTGGTACAGATTTACGTCCTGCAGAGATAATGGTTAATGGAAAGGTAGTGAATGAGGAACTAGTATTTGATTCAACTGGCGGCTTTGCAATATGGGATTATACATCAATTAAAGCAGAGTTAAAAGCTGGAGAGAATACCATTGTTGCAAAAGCTACAGGTGCTAGTGGAGGAGCAAATATTGATCATTTAAAAATTTATATGGAAGTTGATGATATTTATGAAGCGGAAGAAGCAACATTAGAGCCTGACACAGTTATTGTTGATAATCAACATATTGGATTTACTGGCACTGGCTTTATTGACTATAATCCAAATACACCTGGAAGTTGGGTTGAATGGACAGTCGATTTACCAATTGAAGGAGAGTATTACTTGGATTTTAGATATGCTCATGGCGGAACAGATTTCCGTCCAGCTGAAATAATGGTAAATGGTGAAGTAGTTGAACCAGAATTAGCATTTGACCCATCTAATGGCTGGGCAACTTGGGTTTATACTTCTACAAAAGCAAATTTAAAAACAGGTGAAAATACTATTCGTGCAACTGGTGTTGGTGCAAGTGGAGGAGCAAATATTGACCATTTGCGAATTCATAATAAAGATGAGGTAGATACCGAAGCACCAGTTGAGGTAGAAGATGCTGAAATAGCAGAAATCGTTAGTGGATTGGAATTGAAGAAACTGAAAGAGTTAGGAATGGTTGTTGATCAAACAGCTACTGATGAGCAATCGATTACTAGAATTGCCTTCATGTCTCTAATTAATGAAGCCTTTGGATACGTAGAAGAGGAGAAATTTAAAAACCTCAGTAACGATACACACGTTTGGGAAGTTTCTCTTGAAGAATGGTATTCTTATGTACTGAAAGTAGCAAAGCAGAAAGGATATATGGACAGTCTAGTTGTGGATGGGAATATTAATCCTGATAAAGAGTTAACAAAACAGGAAGCTCAAGATATTATTGCTACTATTCAAGGAGAGTCAACTAGTTCTGTCGGTGAAGATATATTGACATGGGGAGAAGCAAAAGAATTAGTAGAACCTCTTCGAGAAAGTAATAGTAGTGAACAAGTTAATATTGTTGGGGTTCATGCAGTAGCGACTAATCTTATGGTGGTAACGTTTGACGGCTACTTTGAAACATTTGATGTATCTGATCTTGATGTTGTTATTCCAACAAATGAGTGGGAGCTATTGTCGCCAGGTTTTAAAAATTTACGTATTGATAAAGCTGCTCAAGGAATCAATGAATTTGGGCAAACGGTAGTGGTCTTACGCAGTTTAGATGAGTGGGATGAATATGCGGAATATGAGCAACAAATAGAGGAAGTTAGATTTTCGGGTGATCTTGATCAAGCGATTGAAGAAGCAGATAATCTATTAACTTGGCAAATGGACCACGGTGGTTGGACTAAAAATTGGCCGCAAATATACACACGCCCATGGGATGGTTTAGAGTCCCGTTCGGAATGGATAGAAGATGGTAAAGAATTAGGAACGATTGATAACAATGCCACAATTACAGAAATGTTATATCTTGCACAGGTGTATCAGGAAACAAAAGATTCAAAGTATCAAGACAGTTTAGAGAAAGCTTTGGATTTTCTATTTGAATTACAATATCCAACTGGCGGTTTTGCACAAGTATATCCAGCTAGAGGGAACTACTCTGACTATGTAACTTTTAATGATGAGGCAATGGTCAATGTTTTAGAATTAATGGATCTAGTAGCAGAACGCAAATATCCATTTGATTCTGATTTAATTAGTGATGAGTATCTTGTTAAAGTTAATAGTTCAATTGATTTAGCCGTTGATTATATTCTTCAAGCACAAATCGAAGTTGATGGAGTATTGACAGCATGGTGTGCGCAACATGACCCAATCACATATGAAGCAAAAGAAGCTCGCTCATATGAACATCCATCCATTTCTGGTCAGGAGTCAGTCGGCATTATTCGTTATCTAATGTCTAGGCCGCAAACAGTGAGAATTAATCAATCGGTTAAAGCAGCATTAGAATGGTTAGATGAAGTGAAACTTGAGAACACGCGTTATATTAGTGGGGATCCGAATGATGAATACTTTGTAGAAGATACAAATTCGACAGCTTGGTATCGTTTTTATGAAATTGGAACGAATAAACCAATCTTTTCAGGTCGAGATGGTGTTATTAAATATGACATTATGGAGATAGAAGAAGAGAGACGTAATGGCTATTCTTGGGGTGGTCATTGGGGAACATCGTTACTAGATATTGCACAGCAAACTGGTAATTACACAAATAAAGTATTTGTTCAAGTGGCTGAAACGAAGTCAGTTGACACATTTGGTAGAACATTAGCCGAAGGAAATGTAAAGGAGTTGGAGGGACAAATGAAGAGTTTAGCCGAAATTGATAGCACAATTACAGTGGCACAAGATGGAAGTGGAGATTATGATACAGTGCAATCTGCAATTGACGCTGTACCTAGTAACAACAGTCAAACTGTAATGATATATGTAAAAAATGGGACGTATAAAGAAGTTATTACTGTTCCAGCTAATAAACCTTTCATTACATTAATTGGAGAAGACGAAAAAGAAACGGTTATCACGTATGATAATTATGCTGGTAGAGATAACGGAGTAGGTGGCACTCTTGGCACAAGTGGCAGTGCAAGTGCATACCTTCGTGCTGATGATCTGATTGTAGAAAATATAACATTTGAAAATTCTTTTGATGAAACAACAGATACTACTGGAACACAAGCGGTTGCGTTATACGCAAGTGGAGATCGACTTTATTTTAAAAATGTAAGTTTTATTGGCAATCAAGATACATTGTATGTAAATGCTGGTACGCATTATTATGACAATGTTTATGTGGAAGGAGATGTAGACTTTATTTTTGGAGCCGCTAGAGTAGTATTTGCTAATTCAGTGATACATTCCTTTGATAGGGGCTCTGAGTCTACAAATGGATATGTTACCGCAGCTAGTACTCTGATTTCAGATGAGTATGGCATGATGATTATGAATAGTAAATTAACTAGTGATGCAGCAGCCGGTACGGTTTATCTAGGAAGACCGTGGCCATCCGGTGGAAATCCCAATGCAATTGGAAGTGTTTTGATTAAAAATAGTGAACTGGGCGCACATATCAATCCAGATGGATGGACATCAATGAGTGGTTTGCAACCTGAAGATGCGCGATTATTTGAATATAAAAATACTGGTCCAGGCGCTGTAGTAAATGACTCCAGAAGACAACTAACAGATGAAGAGGCAGCTGAGTGGACAGTTGAAAATGTATTGAAAGGTTGGAATCCAGTTCCAGATCAAGAGGAACCGGAAGATAATCCTGATGTGGAACAACCAGAAGATGATCCTATTGATGAAAATGAAGAACTGGAAGAGAAGGAAGATGAAGCCGTAGATGAAAATCAGCAAGACATAGAAGATAATGAATCTAGTCAGGGTGAAGATTTAGAAAAGGAAAAACAAGAAAGTGCAGTCACTGATAATAACATAGAAGATATTAATTCAAGTGACAAGAATGAAGAAGAAATAAAAGATTCAAAATCTTTGCCAGAAACCGCAACATCGATGTTTAATTGGTTATTGATTGGACTCGTTACATTATTCGCTGGTGTAGTTTTGTATAAGTTGAATCGTAGGAATAAACTAAATTAATTATTAAGGAGCATTCACACATATGAATGCTCCTTTTAAAGTAACGACCTATAACCAACGTGAATATAGGATAATCATTATCTTATATTCACGTTTAAATCATCCTTTCAATAATGTAAACGCATACTTAATTATAGTTAATAACATAATGATTATTTACGTAGTCATTATCTTACTCTACATTGATTGTAAGCAAGGATTGATGGGATAAAGAAAAAATTATAGAAAGGGTTTTGCTAATGGCTAATACAGTAGTAACAGAAGCTAATACAAAAATACCTGTTGATTACAAGAAAAAACGAAGACAAGAATTGTGGAGGCGTACGAAAAAAAATAAAATGCTTTATCTAATGATTCTTCCAGGGATTATTTATTTTCTAATCTATAAATATCTTCCTATGTATGGATTAATCATCTCCTTTATGGATTATAAACCGTATTTAGGTATAACAGGTAGTGAATGGGTGGGGTTTGAACACTTCCGTCGACTATTTTCCAGTCCAGAGTTTTGGAGTATTTTTAGAAATACGCTAGTATTATTTGCTTTACAAATATTCGTATTTTTTCCGATCCCAATTATTATCTCTCTTATGTTAAATGAGGTAAGACATTCATTTTATAAGCGAGGCATCCAGACATTAATTTATATTCCGCATTTTATGTCTTGGGTTGTTATTGTATCTATCAGCTTTGTAATGTTTACTTTGGACGATGGTATTATCAATTCAATGTTAGAAGTTTTTGGATTTGAGAAAATTAATTTTCTGATGAGCTCTGATTGGTTTCGTCCAATGTATATTCTCCAAGTTATATGGAGAGAAGCTGGCTGGGGAACAATTATTTTCTTGGCAGCAATAACAGCAGTGGATCCGCAGTTATATGAAGCTGCAAAAATAGATGGTGCCACTCGTCTTAGGCAAATGTGGCATATTACACTTCCGGCAATTCGAAGTGTCATCATAGTATTACTTATTCTTAAAATTGGTGATGTACTTGAACTTGGTTTTGAGCATGTATATCTATTGTTAAATTCTTCGAATCGAGAAGTAGCTGAAATCTTTGATACGTATGTATATGTCGCTGGTATACAGCAAGGACAATTTAGCTACAGTACAGCCGTTGGATTTTTTAAAGGAGCTGTAGGGTTGGTGATGGTAATATTCGCTAATAAGTTAGCTAAGTTATTTGATGAAGAAGGAATCTATTAATTGGCATAAGGAGTGAAAAACATGACAAAAAAACGAAGAAAAAATAGAGTGTCAGTCGGCAGTAAGGTATTTGATACATTTAATTATATACTGTTGGGACTTATTGGGCTGATAACTATCCTACCATTTATTCATGTATTGGGAAGTTCTTTCGCCACAAGTGCCGAAATTGCTGATACGACGTTTTTACTATTTCCGACTGAATTTAGTTTGAATGCTTATCGTTATATTTTCTCCACTGATACTATTTTTAAAGCATTAGGCGTTTCTATTTCAGTAACGATTGGTGGAACTATATGGAGTATGTTCTTATCAACATTAACTGCTTATGGTCTTTCGCGTAGGGATCTTATAGGTAGAAGGCATATAAATTTTCTTATTGTTTTTACGATGTTATTTAATGGTGGGATGATTCCAACGTTTTTAGTTGTTCAACAGACGGGGTTGTTAGACTCACTTTTGGCACTAATTGTACCTGTTTCGATTAATGCTTTTAATATGATTATTTTAAGGAGCTTTTTCCTTAATCTCCCACAAGGTTTAGAAGAGTCCGCAAAAATAGATGGTGCCAATGACTTTGGTATATTATTTCGAATCGTAATTCCAATTTCATTGCCAGCCATTGCAACGATTTCACTTTTTTATGCAGTTACGTACTGGAACACTTATATGCATGCGATTCTTTACTTGAGTGATGCAGGAAAGTGGCCAGTTCAAGTTCTTTTAAGACAAATTGTGGTACTTGCAAGTGGTATTAGTTATGATGGATCGTCATTTACAGATGTCCCACCACCAGAGGTTACTGTAAAAATGGCAACAATTGTTGTCGCAACAGTCCCAGTTTTATTAGTATATCCTTTCTTACAAAAGTATTTCACCAAAGGTGCATTGCTAGGATCTGTAAAAGGTTAACAAAGAATAGTTGCTTTTCAATATTCAGACTTGATATATAGTACGACGTAGTGAAACTTTCTTAAAGCTATGTCAGTAAACGGATTCCCTTTCTATGCCTGTGGAAAGGGAGCCAATTTAATTTGAGAAGCGTGTAATTTACGTTGGAATATATAACGATTTATGTCATGAACAACAGTCTTTTAGAAAGCGGGTGAGAGGATGTCTACTTACTCAAATGGTTATCTGGGGTTATTAGATAAGATGGATGATTTATTTCCAGATTTGTTTTC
The nucleotide sequence above comes from Paraliobacillus zengyii. Encoded proteins:
- a CDS encoding carbohydrate ABC transporter permease, giving the protein MTKKRRKNRVSVGSKVFDTFNYILLGLIGLITILPFIHVLGSSFATSAEIADTTFLLFPTEFSLNAYRYIFSTDTIFKALGVSISVTIGGTIWSMFLSTLTAYGLSRRDLIGRRHINFLIVFTMLFNGGMIPTFLVVQQTGLLDSLLALIVPVSINAFNMIILRSFFLNLPQGLEESAKIDGANDFGILFRIVIPISLPAIATISLFYAVTYWNTYMHAILYLSDAGKWPVQVLLRQIVVLASGISYDGSSFTDVPPPEVTVKMATIVVATVPVLLVYPFLQKYFTKGALLGSVKG
- a CDS encoding ABC transporter permease, whose protein sequence is MANTVVTEANTKIPVDYKKKRRQELWRRTKKNKMLYLMILPGIIYFLIYKYLPMYGLIISFMDYKPYLGITGSEWVGFEHFRRLFSSPEFWSIFRNTLVLFALQIFVFFPIPIIISLMLNEVRHSFYKRGIQTLIYIPHFMSWVVIVSISFVMFTLDDGIINSMLEVFGFEKINFLMSSDWFRPMYILQVIWREAGWGTIIFLAAITAVDPQLYEAAKIDGATRLRQMWHITLPAIRSVIIVLLILKIGDVLELGFEHVYLLLNSSNREVAEIFDTYVYVAGIQQGQFSYSTAVGFFKGAVGLVMVIFANKLAKLFDEEGIY